One Alligator mississippiensis isolate rAllMis1 chromosome 12, rAllMis1, whole genome shotgun sequence DNA window includes the following coding sequences:
- the NPRL2 gene encoding GATOR1 complex protein NPRL2 isoform X1, which produces MLHMLSYSSIMGSSSRIECIFFSEFHPTLGPKITYQVPEDFISRELFDTVQVYIITKPELQNKLITVTAMEKKLIGCPVCIEHKKYSRNALLFNLGFVCDARAETCALEPIVKKLAGYLTTLELESGFISNEESKQKLVPIMTILLEELNAKGKCTLPIDESNTIHLKVIELRPDPPIVQEYDVPVFTQDKDDFFNSQWDLTTQQILPYIDGFRHVQKISAEADVELNLVRIAIQNLLYYGVVTLVSILQYSNVYCTTPKVQDLVDDKCLQEECLSYVTKQGHKRASLRDVFQLYCGLSPGTTVRDLISRYTLQLQRVDERKLIQFGLMKDLIRRLQKYPVKIVREERSHPARLYTGCHSYDEICCKTGMSYRELDERLENDPNIIVCWK; this is translated from the exons ATGCTGCACATGCTGTCTTACAGCAGCAtcatggggagcagcagcagaattgaGTGCATCTTCTTCAGTGAATTCCACCCAACGCTGGGACCTAAAATAACCTACCAG GTCCCAGAGGATTTCATATCCCGGGAGCTCTTTGATACGGTCCAGGTGTACATCATCACCAAACCTGAACTGCAGAACAAGCTCATCACAGT AACTGCTATGGAGAAGAAGCTGATTGGCTGCCCAGTTTGTATTGAGCACAAGAAGTACAGCCGGAATGCCTTGCTCTTCAACCTGGGCTTCGTTTGTGATGCTAGAGCTGAAACCTGTGCACTGGAGCCTATTGTAAAGAAACTGGCTGGCTATCTTACCACCTTAGAG CTGGAAAGTGGCTTTATCTCTAATGAAGAGAGTAAGCAAAAGCTGGTGCCGATCATGACCATCCTGTTGGAGGAGCTAAATGCCAAAGGAAAATGTACTTTGCCAATAG ATGAGTCAAACACCATTCACCTGAAAGTGATTGAACTGCGGCCGGACCCTCCCATTGTGCAGGAGTATGATGTGCCTGTCTTCACTCAAGACAAAGATGACTTCTTTAACTCCCAGTGGGATctcaccacccagcag ATCCTGCCATACATTGATGGATTTCGACATGTTCAGAAGATCTCAGCTGAAGCTGACGTGGAGCTCAATTTGGTGCGAATTGCCATCCAGAACTTGTT ATATTATGGGGTGGTGACTCTGGTCTCCATATTGCAG TACTCAAATGTATACTGCACCACACCTAAAGTCCAGGACCTGGTGGATGATAAATGCCTCCAAGAAGAATGTCTGTCTTATGTCACCAAACAAG GTCACAAACGAGCCAGTCTGAGAGACGTCTTCCAGCTTTACTGTGGGCTAAGCCCTGGCACAACTGTGCGGGATCTCATCTCCCGCTACACCCTCCAGCTCCAGCGAGTGGATGAAAG GAAGCTTATCCAGTTTGGCCTGATGAAGGACCTTATCCGAAGACTCCAGAAGTATCCCGTGAAGATAGTGCGGGAAGAGAGGAGTCACCCGGCACGGCTGTACACAGGCTGCCACAGTTATGATGAGATCTGCTGTAAAACAG GAATGAGCTACAGGGAGTTGGATGAAAGGCTTGAGAATGATCCTAACATCATTGTTTGCTGGAAATGA
- the LOC102576699 gene encoding transmembrane reductase CYB561D2 isoform X2, with translation MGLFSWHPLLMSLAFSFLMTEALLVFSPETSLLRSFSRKVKVRFHWALQLLCLLCALLGLGIISYNKYLNGKSHFVTWHGLTGLLTVLYASMQCMGGLALLYPKLMKNWTLAKLKLYHATSGLVCYLLGCASLMLGMCSLWFTTLVTGVFWYLAVLCPILTSLVIMNQVSNAYLYRKRMKP, from the exons ATGG GCTTATTCTCCTGGCACCCTCTCTTAATGTCACTTGCG TTCTCCTTCTTGATGACAGAAGCCCTGCTGGTTTTCTCTCCAGAGACCTCACTGCTGCGCTCCTTCTCCCGCAAAGTCAAGGTCCGCTTCCATTGGGCACTTCAGCTGCTCTGTCTCCTCTGTGCCTTGCTGGGCCTAGGCATCATCAGCTACAACAAGTACCTGAATGGCAAGTCCCACTTTGTCACCTGGCATGGCCTGACTGGCTTGCTGACTGTGCTGTATGCCAGCATGCAGTGTATGGGGGGCCTCGCCCTCCTGTACCCCAAGCTAATGAAAAACTGGACGCTGGCCAAGCTGAAGCTCTATCACGCCACCTCTGGGCTGGTTTGCTacctcctgggctgtgccagcctgaTGCTGGGCATGTGCTCCCTGTGGTTTACCACCTTGGTGACTGGGGTCTTCTGGTACCTGGCAGTACTGTGCCCCATCCTCACCAGCCTGGTTATCATGAATCAAGTGAGCAATGCTTACCTCTACCGCAAAAGGATGAAGCCCTGA
- the NPRL2 gene encoding GATOR1 complex protein NPRL2 isoform X2: MGSSSRIECIFFSEFHPTLGPKITYQVPEDFISRELFDTVQVYIITKPELQNKLITVTAMEKKLIGCPVCIEHKKYSRNALLFNLGFVCDARAETCALEPIVKKLAGYLTTLELESGFISNEESKQKLVPIMTILLEELNAKGKCTLPIDESNTIHLKVIELRPDPPIVQEYDVPVFTQDKDDFFNSQWDLTTQQILPYIDGFRHVQKISAEADVELNLVRIAIQNLLYYGVVTLVSILQYSNVYCTTPKVQDLVDDKCLQEECLSYVTKQGHKRASLRDVFQLYCGLSPGTTVRDLISRYTLQLQRVDERKLIQFGLMKDLIRRLQKYPVKIVREERSHPARLYTGCHSYDEICCKTGMSYRELDERLENDPNIIVCWK; encoded by the exons atggggagcagcagcagaattgaGTGCATCTTCTTCAGTGAATTCCACCCAACGCTGGGACCTAAAATAACCTACCAG GTCCCAGAGGATTTCATATCCCGGGAGCTCTTTGATACGGTCCAGGTGTACATCATCACCAAACCTGAACTGCAGAACAAGCTCATCACAGT AACTGCTATGGAGAAGAAGCTGATTGGCTGCCCAGTTTGTATTGAGCACAAGAAGTACAGCCGGAATGCCTTGCTCTTCAACCTGGGCTTCGTTTGTGATGCTAGAGCTGAAACCTGTGCACTGGAGCCTATTGTAAAGAAACTGGCTGGCTATCTTACCACCTTAGAG CTGGAAAGTGGCTTTATCTCTAATGAAGAGAGTAAGCAAAAGCTGGTGCCGATCATGACCATCCTGTTGGAGGAGCTAAATGCCAAAGGAAAATGTACTTTGCCAATAG ATGAGTCAAACACCATTCACCTGAAAGTGATTGAACTGCGGCCGGACCCTCCCATTGTGCAGGAGTATGATGTGCCTGTCTTCACTCAAGACAAAGATGACTTCTTTAACTCCCAGTGGGATctcaccacccagcag ATCCTGCCATACATTGATGGATTTCGACATGTTCAGAAGATCTCAGCTGAAGCTGACGTGGAGCTCAATTTGGTGCGAATTGCCATCCAGAACTTGTT ATATTATGGGGTGGTGACTCTGGTCTCCATATTGCAG TACTCAAATGTATACTGCACCACACCTAAAGTCCAGGACCTGGTGGATGATAAATGCCTCCAAGAAGAATGTCTGTCTTATGTCACCAAACAAG GTCACAAACGAGCCAGTCTGAGAGACGTCTTCCAGCTTTACTGTGGGCTAAGCCCTGGCACAACTGTGCGGGATCTCATCTCCCGCTACACCCTCCAGCTCCAGCGAGTGGATGAAAG GAAGCTTATCCAGTTTGGCCTGATGAAGGACCTTATCCGAAGACTCCAGAAGTATCCCGTGAAGATAGTGCGGGAAGAGAGGAGTCACCCGGCACGGCTGTACACAGGCTGCCACAGTTATGATGAGATCTGCTGTAAAACAG GAATGAGCTACAGGGAGTTGGATGAAAGGCTTGAGAATGATCCTAACATCATTGTTTGCTGGAAATGA
- the LOC102576699 gene encoding transmembrane reductase CYB561D2 isoform X1: MALSAEAESGIYRSLRAASGAAAHLVSLALPVSVAVVARPGSSLFSWHPLLMSLAFSFLMTEALLVFSPETSLLRSFSRKVKVRFHWALQLLCLLCALLGLGIISYNKYLNGKSHFVTWHGLTGLLTVLYASMQCMGGLALLYPKLMKNWTLAKLKLYHATSGLVCYLLGCASLMLGMCSLWFTTLVTGVFWYLAVLCPILTSLVIMNQVSNAYLYRKRMKP; this comes from the exons ATGGCCCTGAGCGCGGAGGCGGAGTCGGGGATCTACCGCTCCCTGCGCGCTGCCTCGGGCGCTGCGGCGCACCTGGTCTCGCTGGCGCTGCCCGTGTCCGTGGCTGTGGTCGCCAGGCCCGGGTCAA GCTTATTCTCCTGGCACCCTCTCTTAATGTCACTTGCG TTCTCCTTCTTGATGACAGAAGCCCTGCTGGTTTTCTCTCCAGAGACCTCACTGCTGCGCTCCTTCTCCCGCAAAGTCAAGGTCCGCTTCCATTGGGCACTTCAGCTGCTCTGTCTCCTCTGTGCCTTGCTGGGCCTAGGCATCATCAGCTACAACAAGTACCTGAATGGCAAGTCCCACTTTGTCACCTGGCATGGCCTGACTGGCTTGCTGACTGTGCTGTATGCCAGCATGCAGTGTATGGGGGGCCTCGCCCTCCTGTACCCCAAGCTAATGAAAAACTGGACGCTGGCCAAGCTGAAGCTCTATCACGCCACCTCTGGGCTGGTTTGCTacctcctgggctgtgccagcctgaTGCTGGGCATGTGCTCCCTGTGGTTTACCACCTTGGTGACTGGGGTCTTCTGGTACCTGGCAGTACTGTGCCCCATCCTCACCAGCCTGGTTATCATGAATCAAGTGAGCAATGCTTACCTCTACCGCAAAAGGATGAAGCCCTGA